One Brevibacillus choshinensis genomic window carries:
- a CDS encoding cytochrome c biogenesis CcdA family protein, with the protein MSSDPSVSISFLAGLLSFFSPCSLPLYPSFLSYITGITVDEVKKGKVIFQSKPLLHTLFFMLGFSSIFVALGLSTSFIGELFSSNKELIRQLGGILLFVIGLTMLNFFKFDWLQKTWSVNLKNRPIGYLGSMVVGVTYAAAWTPCVGPLLSSIIVLGISNPSDAFLYTVTYTFGFSIPFFIMTFFVGKISWITKYASTFMKIGGIIICLFAILLYFDKLTLLLQFLPQTSWL; encoded by the coding sequence ATGAGCTCAGATCCATCTGTCAGCATCTCATTTCTCGCAGGGTTACTTTCGTTTTTTTCCCCATGTTCACTCCCTTTATATCCATCGTTTTTGTCTTACATAACAGGAATAACTGTAGACGAGGTTAAGAAGGGAAAAGTTATATTTCAAAGCAAGCCCCTCCTACATACTCTTTTTTTTATGCTTGGTTTCTCCTCTATTTTTGTAGCATTAGGTTTATCAACGTCTTTTATAGGTGAGCTCTTTTCTAGCAACAAAGAGTTAATTCGTCAGCTAGGCGGAATACTTCTGTTCGTCATCGGTCTTACTATGTTAAATTTCTTCAAATTTGACTGGTTACAGAAAACATGGAGTGTAAACTTGAAAAATCGGCCAATCGGCTATCTTGGATCCATGGTGGTTGGAGTTACTTATGCTGCTGCTTGGACTCCTTGTGTAGGTCCACTGTTATCAAGCATCATCGTATTAGGAATATCCAATCCATCCGACGCTTTTCTTTATACCGTTACTTACACCTTTGGTTTTTCCATACCGTTTTTTATCATGACATTTTTTGTAGGCAAAATAAGCTGGATCACTAAATACGCCAGCACTTTCATGAAAATTGGCGGAATCATTATTTGTCTGTTTGCCATTTTGCTTTACTTCGATAAATTAACCTTACTGCTCCAATTTCTTCCTCAAACTAGCTGGCTGTAG
- the terS gene encoding phage terminase small subunit, with translation MARARSPNRELAEKMYLETGGTILLKQIAEQLGVSDSQVRKWKNQDKWDTKLNSNVTNGKSNVTKKTGAPKGNKNAAGHGAPKGNKNAVGNAGGGAPRRNTNAVRTGEYQTIWMDALSPEQQDVVARVNLEPLEQVNQSITLYAWREREIMLKIAALESGLTEKQRRVLQKRQAIKEAVPVHDDKTGQTKTISVSREELVIAELEETEYRAIDDILHLQDALTRVTDKKLRAVEMKHKLMSGINPETVNIQHYLEALGTVAEEAWGDEE, from the coding sequence ATGGCACGAGCAAGAAGTCCAAATCGCGAACTTGCTGAAAAGATGTACCTGGAGACCGGCGGGACCATTCTGCTCAAGCAGATTGCCGAGCAGCTCGGGGTTAGTGATTCACAAGTCCGAAAGTGGAAAAACCAGGACAAATGGGATACCAAGCTCAATAGTAACGTTACCAATGGCAAAAGTAACGTTACCAAAAAGACAGGAGCACCAAAAGGCAACAAAAACGCTGCTGGGCACGGTGCTCCGAAGGGGAACAAGAACGCTGTGGGGAATGCTGGTGGCGGGGCACCCAGACGGAATACCAACGCTGTCAGGACAGGAGAGTATCAAACCATCTGGATGGACGCGCTGTCTCCTGAGCAGCAGGACGTGGTTGCGCGGGTCAATCTTGAGCCTTTGGAGCAAGTGAATCAGTCGATCACGCTCTACGCTTGGCGTGAAAGGGAGATCATGCTTAAAATTGCCGCGCTCGAAAGCGGATTGACCGAGAAGCAACGACGGGTGCTGCAAAAGAGACAGGCCATTAAGGAAGCGGTACCTGTTCACGACGACAAGACCGGCCAGACAAAGACGATCTCTGTTTCCCGCGAGGAGCTGGTCATTGCAGAGCTGGAGGAAACAGAGTACAGGGCAATTGATGACATTCTTCACCTGCAGGATGCCCTCACACGAGTGACAGACAAGAAACTCCGGGCAGTCGAGATGAAGCATAAGCTGATGAGTGGTATCAACCCTGAGACGGTCAACATTCAGCATTACCTGGAGGCGTTGGGCACAGTTGCTGAGGAAGCTTGGGGCGATGAAGAATGA